One part of the Entelurus aequoreus isolate RoL-2023_Sb linkage group LG05, RoL_Eaeq_v1.1, whole genome shotgun sequence genome encodes these proteins:
- the LOC133649579 gene encoding collagen alpha-1(XII) chain-like — MLKKQVHVRKATHLAELHQFCGQQFQQKLVDGYQKRLIAVIKALAYVQGRARTGLRVRSTKPCLDANIGPSSSHLVPPSMKLTIALVLAMGVASGHPGGTTASLGDNSPTDTQCETSAKADIVLLIDGSWSIGRLNFKTIRNFIARLVSVFDIGPDNVQIGLVQYSGDPNTEWHLNAHPTKASLLKAVANLPYKGGNTMTGMALSYILQNNFRRHAGMRQDSRKIVILITDGKSQDEVVTHWQNRTETGMELYAIGVKNADENELRSLASDPLENHMYNVNDFKFLPDILDDLTLNLCNSIKGSDVDGSVTKGCVAKEAACHPRGTVKWMLCKTRLCNGAPRQPGASALLLLAAAAAILTLLVEVLQ, encoded by the exons atgctgaagaaacaagtccatgtcagaaaagcaacacatttagctgaactgcaccaattttgtggtcaacaattccagcagaagcttgtggatggctaccaaaagcgccttattgcag taataaaggCACTGGCGTACGTACAAGGGCGTGCTCGGACTGGACTCCGCGTCAGGTCCACCAAACCTTGTTTGGACGCCAACATTGGACCGAGTTCCTCGCACCTCGTCCCGCCCAGCATGAAGCTCACTATTGCCCTGGTCTTGGCCATGGGAGTCGCCAGCGGGCACCCGGGTGGCACCACTGCCAGCCTGGGTGACAACAGTCCCACCG ACACACAATGCGAGACCTCAGCCAAGGCAGACATCGTGCTGCTGATCGACGGCTCCTGGAGTATCGGCCGCCTCAACTTTAAAACAATTCGCAACTTCATCGCCCGCTTGGTCAGCGTCTTTGACATCGGCCCCGATAATGTCCAGATCG GTCTGGTTCAGTACAGCGGAGACCCTAACACGGAGTGGCACCTAAACGCTCACCCCACCAAGGCGTCCCTGCTGAAGGCCGTGGCCAACCTGCCTTACAAAGGAGGAAACACCATGACTG GGATGGCTCTGAGCTACATCCTCCAGAACAACTTCAGACGCCATGCGGGAATGCGCCAAGACTCTCGTAAAATCGTCATCCTGATCACAGATGGAAAGTCACAGGATGAAGTTGTCACCCACTGGCAGAACCGGACAGAGACCGGCATGGAGCTCTACGCCATTG gtgTGAAGAACGCTGACGAGAATGAGCTTCGGTCCCTCGCCAGCGACCCCCTTGAGAATCACATGTACAACGTCAACGACTTCAAGTTTCTGCCGGACATCTTGGATGACCTCACCCTCAACCTCTGTAACAGCATCAAGGGCTCAG ACGTGGATGGAAGCGTCACCAAGGGCTGCGTGGCCAAGGAGGCGGCCTGCCACCCGAGAGGCACCGTGAAGTGGATGTTGTGCAAGACCCGCCTGTGTAACGGGGCCCCCCGCCAGCCCGGGGCCTCGGCCCTGCTCCTGCTTGCTGCCGCCGCCGCCATCTTGACTCTGCTGGTGGAGGTGCTGCAGTGA